The Streptomyces laurentii region CCGCGACCGGTGCCGTCCCCGGACCGCGGCCGAGGGCGCGGCGGCGGGGCGGGCCGGACGTCTCGTCGGGGGGTGGCGGCATGAGGATCCTGGTGGAGCGGGGGTGCGGCAGGCCGCAGGCTACCGTCAGCGGCCGCGCAGCCGGCGGACGAGGATGCTCGCCTCGCCGCGCGACTCCAGATCCGCCAGGACCACGGCGACCGCCTCGCGGACGATGCGGCCGCGGTCGACGGCGAGGCCGTGCTCGCCGCGCAGCACCAGCCGGGCGTGCTCCAGGTCCATCAGTTCCTCGGCGGAGACGTAGACCGTGATCTTCTCGTCGTGGCGCTCGCGGCCGCTCGGGCGGCGGTTGGCGGGCTGGCTCCGCCGCCGCGCCTGGCCGGCGGCCTGGGCCGGGGGCTTCGCCGCCGCGGCGGGACCGGCGGGCGCGGACTGCGCCGGGGCCTCGGTCTCCCGGGCGCGCGGCTCGGCCGCCTCGGTGCCGGCCGGGGCGTGCTCCGGCTTCCCCTCGGCGCCCGTGACGGC contains the following coding sequences:
- a CDS encoding hypothetical protein (Hypothetical protein XNR_5053 [Streptomyces albus J1074];~identified by MetaGeneAnnotator; putative) is translated as MSLPGADELFRTTGGTSLTSSTPRRTVPAPAGESDPAAVTGAEGKPEHAPAGTEAAEPRARETEAPAQSAPAGPAAAAKPPAQAAGQARRRSQPANRRPSGRERHDEKITVYVSAEELMDLEHARLVLRGEHGLAVDRGRIVREAVAVVLADLESRGEASILVRRLRGR